The following proteins come from a genomic window of Limosilactobacillus reuteri:
- the gmk gene encoding guanylate kinase has product MANRGMLIVLSGPSGVGKGTVRKAIFDSNDNDFQYSISMTTRKSRPGEVNGVDYFFVSKEEFEHQIQTGGMLEYAKYVDNYYGTPLKYVNETLDSGKDVFLEIEVNGAMQVRSKCPDGVFIFLTPPDLDELKQRLIHRGTDSMEVINKRIHKAFGEIQMMQNYDYAVVNDEVPNAVEKIKDIIRTERLRVTRVMPRYLEMLGDAKK; this is encoded by the coding sequence ATGGCAAATCGTGGAATGTTAATTGTTCTTTCAGGTCCTTCCGGGGTTGGGAAGGGAACCGTTCGAAAAGCTATCTTTGATTCAAATGATAATGATTTTCAATATTCAATTTCGATGACGACTCGAAAGTCCCGTCCTGGAGAAGTTAATGGTGTTGATTATTTCTTTGTAAGCAAAGAAGAGTTTGAACACCAAATTCAAACCGGTGGGATGTTGGAATATGCTAAGTATGTTGACAACTATTACGGTACCCCATTAAAATATGTTAATGAGACCTTGGATTCAGGGAAAGATGTTTTCCTTGAGATTGAAGTTAACGGAGCAATGCAAGTACGGTCTAAGTGCCCAGATGGTGTGTTTATTTTCTTAACCCCTCCTGATTTGGATGAATTAAAACAACGGTTGATTCACCGGGGAACTGATAGTATGGAAGTCATTAATAAGCGAATTCATAAAGCATTTGGCGAAATTCAAATGATGCAAAACTATGATTATGCAGTGGTTAATGACGAAGTACCAAATGCAGTTGAGAAGATTAAAGATATTATTCGTACTGAACGGCTTCGTGTTACCCGTGTAATGCCACGTTATCTTGAAATGTTAGGAGATGCCAAAAAATGA
- the rpoZ gene encoding DNA-directed RNA polymerase subunit omega codes for MILFPSVDELLKHIDSRYSLVMLASKRANELDAGAAPLLEHYDSSKSVGKAFEEILAGKVTIDPDHTEDLQD; via the coding sequence ATGATCCTTTTTCCATCAGTTGATGAATTATTAAAACATATTGATTCTCGTTATTCATTAGTTATGCTTGCTAGTAAGCGTGCCAACGAATTAGATGCAGGAGCTGCCCCATTGCTTGAACATTATGATTCAAGCAAGTCAGTTGGGAAGGCCTTTGAAGAGATTTTGGCTGGAAAAGTTACGATCGATCCTGATCATACTGAAGACTTACAGGATTAA
- the recN gene encoding DNA repair protein RecN yields the protein MLQELTIDNLAIIKHLTLTFADQMTVLTGETGAGKSIIIDAVGLLAGGRGSQEFIRRGEEKLSLQGQFAIPDDLEFDKLLESLGIDHEDGILIVSREIHRNGRNIIRVNGQLINTATLRKIGAGLVDIQGQNEHQQLMQPETHLGMLDQFAAKEVQPLLQKYQEEYQAYSKLKAAVNKKQANEQQWAQRLDMLRYQVNEIAEANLKENEEDELISERDRLEHFQQINNALQLAVTTFNEGEQAPVLDQVATVMDSINAIAEFDDAYDNLSKALNDAYYALQDVANEASQQLDMLEFDDERLAQIEQRLTTIGDLEHKYGDTLADVLKYYDKIKKELDSMEAAADSSSDLEQRLAEAENRIRETGRKLSQVRQKAAHELGKKVHQQLKELYMEKAEFEVHFANQSREQFTPTGIDQVEFYIRTNPGESMGPLAKIASGGELSRVMLALKTIFAQKESVTSIIFDEVDTGVSGRVAQAIADKIRLIAQHSQVLCITHLPQVAAVAQHHFLIKKSVHDDRTTTRVMPLKENDRVEELARMLSGEKITQLTKEHAQELLNMAK from the coding sequence TTGTTACAAGAATTGACAATTGATAATTTAGCAATTATTAAGCACTTAACCTTAACTTTTGCTGATCAAATGACTGTTCTAACGGGGGAAACTGGTGCCGGAAAGTCAATTATTATTGATGCAGTTGGCTTATTAGCCGGTGGTCGTGGTTCTCAGGAATTTATTCGTCGTGGAGAAGAAAAATTAAGCCTTCAGGGGCAATTTGCGATTCCTGATGATCTTGAATTTGATAAACTACTTGAATCACTAGGAATTGATCATGAAGATGGTATTTTAATCGTCTCCCGTGAAATTCATCGTAATGGTCGCAATATTATTCGTGTCAATGGCCAACTAATTAATACGGCAACTCTTCGTAAAATTGGTGCAGGATTAGTTGATATTCAAGGACAAAATGAGCATCAACAATTAATGCAACCTGAGACTCATTTAGGGATGCTTGACCAATTTGCGGCTAAAGAAGTTCAGCCGTTACTTCAAAAATACCAGGAAGAATATCAAGCCTATTCTAAACTAAAAGCTGCGGTAAATAAGAAGCAAGCGAATGAGCAACAATGGGCGCAGCGATTGGACATGCTTCGGTACCAAGTTAATGAAATTGCAGAAGCTAATCTGAAAGAAAATGAAGAAGATGAATTAATTAGTGAACGTGATCGATTGGAACACTTTCAACAAATTAATAATGCTCTTCAACTAGCTGTAACGACCTTTAATGAAGGTGAGCAGGCGCCAGTTTTAGATCAAGTTGCCACGGTGATGGACTCGATTAATGCAATTGCTGAATTTGATGATGCTTACGATAACCTTAGCAAGGCTCTTAATGATGCTTATTATGCGCTTCAAGATGTGGCGAATGAAGCTAGTCAGCAATTAGACATGCTTGAATTTGATGATGAACGGTTAGCTCAGATTGAACAACGGTTAACTACTATCGGCGATCTTGAACATAAGTATGGCGATACATTGGCAGACGTTTTAAAGTATTATGATAAGATCAAAAAAGAGCTCGATTCGATGGAAGCTGCGGCTGATTCTAGCAGTGATCTAGAGCAACGGTTAGCAGAAGCCGAAAATAGGATTCGAGAAACCGGTCGTAAATTGAGTCAGGTAAGGCAAAAAGCTGCTCATGAACTCGGTAAAAAAGTTCACCAGCAGCTTAAAGAGCTTTATATGGAAAAAGCAGAATTTGAAGTTCACTTTGCCAATCAAAGTCGGGAACAGTTTACACCGACGGGAATTGACCAGGTTGAATTTTATATCCGGACTAATCCGGGGGAATCGATGGGACCATTAGCAAAGATTGCTTCTGGTGGTGAATTATCACGGGTAATGTTGGCCCTAAAGACAATCTTTGCGCAAAAGGAAAGCGTTACTAGTATCATTTTTGATGAAGTTGATACTGGGGTGAGCGGACGGGTTGCTCAAGCAATTGCTGATAAGATTCGCTTGATTGCTCAGCATTCGCAGGTATTATGTATCACGCACCTGCCACAAGTAGCAGCGGTTGCGCAACACCATTTTCTTATTAAGAAATCTGTCCATGATGACCGGACAACTACTCGAGTTATGCCATTGAAAGAAAACGACCGGGTTGAAGAACTTGCGCGAATGCTATCGGGTGAAAAGATTACCCAATTGACAAAAGAGCATGCGCAGGAATTACTTAATATGGCAAAATAA
- a CDS encoding ArgR family transcriptional regulator, producing the protein MKKAERQQKIREIITNESIERQEDLVERLREMGLTVTQATISRDIKEMKLIKIPADNGGYRYGLPAYHHQGHENQLAQTLQDSLEQLKRNDCFLALTVHPGNGPVVATLIRKMDFPTVFTTIGDDGNVLVVCMSPEAAIKLEEKLNTMLD; encoded by the coding sequence ATGAAAAAAGCAGAACGACAACAAAAAATTCGGGAAATCATTACTAATGAGAGCATTGAGCGGCAGGAAGATCTTGTTGAGCGCCTGCGTGAAATGGGATTGACAGTTACTCAAGCGACTATTTCGCGAGACATTAAAGAAATGAAACTGATAAAGATTCCTGCTGATAATGGAGGCTATCGTTATGGCTTGCCGGCATATCATCATCAAGGACATGAAAATCAATTAGCCCAGACCCTTCAAGATAGCTTGGAACAATTAAAACGCAATGACTGTTTCTTAGCATTAACAGTTCATCCCGGGAATGGTCCGGTAGTAGCTACTTTAATTCGCAAGATGGATTTTCCAACGGTTTTCACGACAATTGGTGATGATGGGAATGTTCTTGTAGTCTGTATGTCTCCAGAAGCGGCAATTAAATTAGAAGAAAAGCTTAATACAATGCTCGACTAG
- the coaBC gene encoding bifunctional phosphopantothenoylcysteine decarboxylase/phosphopantothenate--cysteine ligase CoaBC → MTRIAVYLTGSIAAYKGIEVVRGLQKMGHEVRVGMTDAATKLVTPATPFALTKAPVLTDLWDEHSTPIPHIELADWSELAVVVPASANIIAKMATGLADDAVSTTLLATSAPKIVVPAMNSHMWLAPATQRNITQLKQDGVNIMPPVSGRLAEGYAGRGRLPEPAAICRYIEDFLTSSQALKGKHLIVTAGGTRENIDPVRFIGNRSSGKMGIALANAAVQAGAKVTLIAGQVTVPLPQIPAIEVVRVTTTEDLYISLKERFPQADILIMAAAVADYRPVETVGHKIKKKDGDPHLTITLTETIDILKNIAKMKQTGQYVVGFAAETNDLLENANRKLASKNADMIIANSVAGDAGAFGSDQNQVTILQKNQTPIKLARQSKAKIANEIIELVGAKLKSGD, encoded by the coding sequence ATGACACGAATTGCAGTGTATCTTACAGGCAGTATCGCTGCGTACAAAGGGATCGAAGTAGTGCGTGGCCTGCAAAAAATGGGACATGAGGTTCGCGTAGGAATGACTGACGCCGCTACTAAGTTAGTCACTCCTGCTACTCCTTTTGCCTTGACGAAAGCACCAGTTCTTACTGACTTATGGGATGAGCATTCAACACCTATTCCTCATATTGAGCTAGCTGATTGGTCAGAACTAGCAGTGGTGGTACCAGCATCAGCAAATATCATCGCTAAAATGGCAACGGGACTGGCTGATGATGCTGTTTCTACCACCCTATTAGCAACTAGTGCCCCTAAAATTGTAGTTCCGGCAATGAATAGCCATATGTGGTTGGCCCCCGCAACTCAACGAAACATTACTCAACTTAAACAAGACGGGGTCAATATTATGCCGCCAGTTAGCGGAAGATTAGCTGAAGGATATGCTGGCCGCGGGCGTTTACCAGAACCAGCAGCAATTTGCCGATATATAGAGGACTTTTTAACTAGCAGTCAAGCTTTAAAGGGCAAGCACCTGATTGTTACTGCTGGCGGAACACGTGAAAATATTGATCCTGTTCGTTTTATTGGTAACCGGTCCTCTGGTAAAATGGGGATTGCACTTGCCAACGCCGCGGTTCAAGCAGGAGCTAAGGTAACCTTGATTGCCGGTCAAGTTACCGTCCCGCTTCCACAAATACCAGCGATTGAAGTTGTGCGCGTAACCACAACTGAAGATTTATACATCAGTTTAAAAGAACGATTTCCGCAAGCAGACATTTTAATCATGGCGGCCGCGGTTGCTGATTATCGACCAGTTGAAACAGTTGGTCATAAGATTAAGAAAAAAGATGGTGACCCGCATCTTACCATTACACTTACTGAAACGATTGATATTTTAAAGAATATTGCGAAGATGAAGCAAACCGGTCAATACGTCGTCGGGTTTGCAGCGGAGACAAATGATCTCTTGGAAAATGCTAATCGTAAACTTGCTAGCAAAAATGCGGATATGATTATTGCAAACAGCGTGGCAGGGGATGCAGGGGCATTTGGCAGTGACCAGAATCAAGTGACCATCTTACAAAAAAATCAAACGCCAATTAAATTAGCCCGGCAATCTAAAGCTAAAATTGCAAACGAGATTATTGAGCTAGTTGGTGCAAAATTAAAGTCAGGTGATTAA
- the priA gene encoding primosomal protein N' gives MPELAQVVVDVPTMQTNQPYTYQIPPKLEKQIQVGVRVIVPFGKGKRTVQGFVVALDNASQYEGELKPIQAIMDLQPVINPELMNLSKWLADTTYSFWISCLYTMLPNLLKAKTTRIIRIVDEVDEHVAFDIFHGRDELEMAEVQDKPAILSELFKLQKEGKITIEYQVEDRAKAKTVTGIRALLNFEQLEDERASLHANAHAQNRLLSYLQSIGSQVVKQKDAEHKTGLKAATFNQGQQKGWLEKTPVEVYRQPLAMQGTPDDAHLAAPLQLNADQQNAVNQINQAIDNHDPKVFLLQGVTGSGKTEVYLQSIANALHQGKTALMLVPEISLTPQIVNRVRRRFGSKVAVLHSSLSNGERYDEWRRIERGEAQVVVGARSAIFAPLTNLGLIILDEEHESSYKQDESPRYQAREVAKWRGKYNQAPVVLGSATPSLESRARAVKNVYHLLRLPHRVNKQELPPIEVVDMRDEIKKYGESNFSQKLLTELNDRLQKSEQSILMLNRRGFSSFMMCRDCGNVLKCPNCDISLTLHMDTRTMKCHYCGHEEPIPRECPNCHSHQIRYYGTGTEKVEQELHQLLPQARIIRMDVDTTRRKGMHAKLLRQFGQHQADILLGTQMIAKGLDFPNVTLVGVLNADTGLGLPDFRASERTFDLLSQVSGRAGRANKQGKVIIQTYNPDHYAIQDVKTHDYEKFFNQEMMLRRQASYPPYYYTVRLMASHPEEAKAAWAMADIYGRLKQGLLSSTVILGPTPRAIARMKRRYYYQIVIKYKKDPYLRQLLFDILQDTQSRGFKDVQVSIDPDPQYFM, from the coding sequence ATGCCAGAGTTGGCACAGGTAGTTGTTGATGTTCCAACAATGCAAACAAATCAACCATATACTTATCAGATTCCGCCAAAGCTTGAAAAACAAATCCAGGTCGGGGTAAGGGTGATTGTGCCTTTTGGAAAGGGAAAACGGACTGTTCAAGGATTCGTTGTTGCCCTTGACAATGCATCCCAATATGAGGGAGAACTCAAACCGATTCAGGCGATAATGGATCTTCAACCGGTAATTAATCCTGAATTAATGAATCTTAGCAAATGGTTGGCTGATACTACTTATTCTTTTTGGATTTCTTGCTTATATACGATGTTACCTAACTTATTAAAGGCTAAAACCACCAGAATTATTCGAATTGTGGATGAAGTAGATGAGCATGTTGCCTTTGATATTTTTCATGGTCGAGACGAATTAGAGATGGCGGAGGTACAAGATAAACCTGCAATCTTAAGTGAATTGTTCAAACTGCAAAAGGAAGGAAAGATAACAATTGAATACCAAGTGGAGGATCGAGCTAAAGCTAAAACTGTGACTGGTATTCGTGCCTTACTTAATTTTGAACAACTAGAAGATGAGCGCGCATCCCTTCATGCTAATGCTCATGCTCAAAACCGTCTTCTTTCATATTTACAATCAATTGGCAGTCAAGTTGTTAAGCAAAAGGATGCTGAACATAAAACTGGTTTAAAAGCAGCCACCTTCAATCAGGGACAACAGAAGGGATGGCTAGAAAAAACACCTGTTGAAGTATATCGACAACCCTTAGCTATGCAGGGCACTCCTGATGATGCTCATTTAGCAGCCCCCCTGCAGCTCAATGCTGATCAACAAAATGCCGTTAATCAGATTAATCAAGCAATCGACAATCATGACCCTAAAGTTTTTCTCTTGCAAGGAGTTACAGGAAGTGGCAAGACAGAAGTATACCTGCAATCGATTGCTAATGCTCTTCACCAGGGAAAGACAGCATTAATGCTTGTACCTGAGATTTCATTAACGCCTCAGATTGTTAACCGTGTTCGGCGTCGATTTGGCTCCAAGGTTGCTGTTTTACATAGTAGCTTATCGAATGGGGAACGATATGATGAATGGCGACGGATCGAACGTGGAGAAGCGCAAGTAGTTGTGGGCGCTCGTTCAGCAATCTTTGCTCCGTTGACTAATTTAGGGTTAATCATTCTTGATGAAGAACATGAATCTAGTTATAAACAAGATGAATCACCCCGTTATCAAGCGCGGGAAGTAGCTAAATGGCGAGGGAAATATAATCAAGCACCGGTAGTCCTCGGATCAGCTACTCCTAGTCTGGAGAGTCGTGCACGAGCAGTAAAAAACGTTTATCACTTGTTGCGTCTTCCCCACCGGGTAAACAAACAGGAACTGCCACCAATTGAGGTGGTTGATATGCGGGACGAAATTAAAAAGTACGGGGAGAGTAACTTTTCCCAGAAACTATTAACCGAATTAAACGATCGCCTACAAAAGAGCGAACAAAGTATTTTAATGCTAAATCGACGGGGATTTTCATCATTTATGATGTGCCGTGATTGTGGAAATGTTTTAAAATGTCCTAATTGTGATATTTCCTTGACGCTCCATATGGATACACGGACGATGAAATGTCACTATTGTGGTCATGAAGAACCAATCCCCCGTGAATGTCCAAATTGCCATAGTCATCAGATTCGTTATTATGGAACTGGAACGGAGAAAGTTGAACAGGAATTACATCAATTATTGCCCCAAGCCCGAATCATTCGCATGGACGTTGATACAACCCGACGGAAGGGAATGCATGCAAAGCTATTACGACAGTTTGGTCAACACCAAGCGGATATCTTATTGGGGACCCAGATGATCGCAAAGGGGCTTGATTTTCCAAATGTTACCTTAGTAGGAGTGTTAAATGCTGATACTGGGCTGGGCTTACCAGATTTTCGTGCTAGTGAACGGACCTTTGATTTGCTAAGTCAAGTTAGCGGTCGGGCTGGTCGGGCAAATAAGCAGGGAAAAGTTATTATCCAGACATATAACCCTGACCATTATGCTATTCAAGATGTAAAAACGCATGATTATGAAAAATTCTTTAACCAAGAAATGATGTTGCGAAGGCAAGCCAGTTATCCGCCATACTATTACACGGTTCGTTTGATGGCTAGCCACCCTGAAGAAGCCAAAGCAGCCTGGGCAATGGCAGATATCTATGGTCGCCTAAAACAGGGGTTATTATCTTCAACAGTCATTCTTGGCCCCACTCCCCGCGCAATTGCACGGATGAAGCGGCGTTACTATTACCAAATTGTAATCAAATATAAAAAGGATCCGTACTTACGTCAGTTGTTGTTTGATATTCTTCAAGATACGCAAAGCCGCGGTTTTAAGGATGTCCAAGTCAGTATTGATCCTGATCCACAGTATTTCATGTAA
- the fmt gene encoding methionyl-tRNA formyltransferase: MSTSVVFMGTPEFAVPILQSLIDNPGYDVQAVLTQPDHHIGRKRTLHKSPVKELAEQYNIEVLQPAKLSKSPEMEKIISLQPDLMITAAYGQFLPTKLLAAAKIAAINVHGSLLPKYRGGAPIQYSIINGDKETGVSIMYMVKKMDAGDIISQRSIPIEDTDDSGTMFKKLSLLGRDLLLETLPKLISGDVNPVAQDPDKVVFSPNITSEQEQIDFRLPARLIDAKVRGLRPAPLGNMIIDGLRTKIYDVTPLEEKTALEPGKVVRVTKHQLVIAAGDGTTYQINKLKPAGKKAMDITSYLNGHKNITEGGQVVSED; encoded by the coding sequence ATGTCAACATCAGTCGTTTTTATGGGAACACCGGAATTTGCTGTTCCGATTTTACAAAGTTTAATTGATAATCCAGGATACGATGTTCAAGCAGTTCTTACCCAGCCAGACCATCATATCGGCCGAAAGCGTACTCTTCATAAATCGCCAGTTAAAGAGTTAGCTGAACAATACAACATTGAAGTCTTACAACCAGCTAAACTCAGCAAAAGTCCTGAAATGGAGAAAATTATTAGTTTACAGCCTGACTTAATGATTACTGCTGCCTATGGGCAATTCCTTCCAACAAAGTTATTGGCAGCTGCTAAGATTGCAGCAATCAATGTCCACGGTTCATTACTGCCAAAGTATCGTGGAGGGGCTCCAATTCAATATTCCATTATTAATGGTGACAAAGAAACCGGGGTCTCCATTATGTACATGGTTAAGAAAATGGATGCGGGAGATATTATTTCACAAAGGTCTATTCCGATTGAAGATACTGATGATAGTGGCACTATGTTTAAAAAGCTTAGTTTGTTAGGAAGAGACTTACTTTTAGAAACGTTGCCTAAGCTTATTAGCGGGGATGTTAATCCAGTTGCTCAAGATCCTGATAAAGTAGTCTTTTCTCCCAATATTACTAGTGAACAAGAACAGATTGATTTCCGCCTTCCAGCACGTTTAATTGATGCGAAAGTGCGCGGATTGCGGCCAGCTCCTCTTGGTAACATGATTATTGATGGATTACGGACAAAAATTTATGATGTGACCCCATTAGAAGAAAAAACAGCCCTTGAACCAGGAAAAGTAGTACGGGTTACAAAGCATCAATTAGTAATTGCTGCTGGAGATGGAACAACATACCAGATTAATAAGTTAAAGCCGGCAGGGAAAAAGGCAATGGATATTACTTCTTACCTTAATGGACATAAAAATATTACAGAGGGAGGCCAAGTTGTAAGTGAAGACTAA